From a region of the Synechococcus sp. RS9916 genome:
- a CDS encoding gamma-glutamyltransferase family protein, which translates to MRPRFPILNALALVLTLGGTAPATAAPISRDDPETADLGRKRSVTASGRAVVVTANPLATEAGIAALQAGGSAIDALVSAQAVLAVVEPQSSGLGGGGFLLYWDANAKTLAVLDGREVAPQRSQHSDLLSTSGAPLPWRDATSTPQAIGIPGTVALLWDAHQRHGQLPWAQTLAPAIRTATDGFKPSPRFLRSLHLAKRFGVAHSPAFQALYLPSGQPPPADQPFRNPALARTLSTLAREGGPAFYAGPLAQQILGGVNALKTTTPNFRGWSASDLSSYAVVRRAPLCSQQLGHRICTMPPPSSGGIGLLQTLALLNQSTPLAESAPDDPTVWRQLGKAQAWADADRLYWVHDPVGGSVPAAALLDPAYIKERAAHLQGAGDATPEPGLPPGVSRYPFGRPAPSKEEGTTQITIVDASGNIAAYTASVETIFGSRHLVAGMVLNNQLTDFAFVPTLQGLPVANRRLPGRRPMSSMAPTLVFRGGHPVLALGSPGGRTIPHLLSRVLLASLIWNEPAERAVGLPHLSNRRGTLVLESTPPLAWPFVVEQLNSNDQPIRLQAIGSGTALVQRSNGQWQGAADPRREGTALALP; encoded by the coding sequence TTGCGCCCGCGTTTCCCAATCCTCAACGCACTGGCGCTGGTGCTGACCCTCGGCGGCACCGCTCCAGCCACAGCAGCACCGATCAGCCGCGACGATCCGGAAACCGCTGATCTCGGCCGCAAACGAAGTGTCACCGCCAGCGGCCGCGCGGTGGTGGTGACCGCCAATCCCCTCGCCACAGAAGCGGGAATCGCTGCATTGCAAGCGGGTGGCAGTGCCATCGATGCCCTGGTGAGCGCCCAGGCGGTGCTGGCGGTGGTGGAACCCCAGAGCTCCGGGCTGGGGGGTGGCGGATTCCTTCTCTACTGGGATGCCAACGCGAAAACCCTGGCGGTGCTCGATGGCCGGGAAGTGGCCCCGCAGCGCAGCCAGCACAGCGACTTGCTCAGCACGTCGGGGGCACCGTTGCCCTGGCGTGATGCCACCAGCACCCCCCAGGCCATCGGCATCCCAGGAACGGTGGCCCTGCTGTGGGACGCCCACCAACGCCATGGACAATTGCCCTGGGCCCAGACCCTGGCACCAGCCATCCGCACAGCCACCGATGGGTTCAAGCCCAGTCCCCGCTTTCTGCGTTCCCTGCACCTGGCCAAGCGCTTTGGGGTGGCCCATAGCCCCGCCTTTCAGGCCCTCTATCTCCCAAGCGGTCAACCGCCACCAGCAGATCAACCCTTCCGCAACCCGGCCTTAGCCCGCACCCTCAGCACCCTGGCCCGCGAGGGCGGGCCAGCCTTCTACGCAGGGCCGCTGGCGCAACAGATCCTGGGCGGCGTGAATGCCTTGAAGACCACCACGCCCAATTTCCGGGGCTGGAGCGCATCCGATCTGAGCAGCTATGCCGTGGTGCGCCGCGCCCCCCTCTGCAGCCAGCAGCTGGGGCACCGGATCTGCACAATGCCGCCACCCAGCAGCGGCGGGATTGGGCTGCTGCAGACCCTGGCCTTGCTCAACCAGAGCACGCCCCTGGCGGAATCGGCGCCAGACGATCCCACGGTCTGGCGGCAACTGGGCAAAGCCCAGGCCTGGGCCGATGCCGATCGCCTCTATTGGGTGCATGACCCGGTGGGTGGCAGCGTGCCCGCCGCGGCCCTGCTGGATCCGGCCTACATCAAGGAGCGCGCCGCACATCTGCAAGGTGCTGGCGATGCCACACCCGAACCTGGTCTGCCCCCGGGCGTAAGCCGCTATCCCTTTGGCCGGCCCGCACCCAGCAAGGAAGAGGGCACCACCCAGATCACGATCGTGGATGCCAGCGGCAACATCGCCGCCTACACCGCATCGGTGGAGACGATCTTCGGGAGTCGGCACCTGGTGGCCGGCATGGTGCTGAACAATCAGCTCACCGACTTCGCCTTTGTCCCCACGCTGCAGGGGCTGCCGGTGGCCAACCGGCGCCTGCCGGGCCGCCGGCCGATGTCGTCGATGGCGCCGACACTGGTGTTCCGGGGAGGGCATCCGGTGCTGGCCCTGGGCAGCCCAGGCGGTCGCACCATTCCCCACCTACTCAGCCGGGTGCTGCTGGCTTCGCTGATCTGGAACGAACCCGCCGAGCGGGCCGTGGGCCTACCCCACCTCTCCAATCGCCGCGGAACACTGGTGCTGGAGAGCACCCCTCCCCTGGCCTGGCCCTTCGTGGTGGAGCAACTCAATAGCAACGATCAACCCATACGGCTGCAAGCCATCGGCAGCGGCACCGCCCTGGTGCAACGGAGCAACGGCCAGTGGCAAGGGGCAGCTGACCCGCGCCGGGAGGGCACCGCGCTGGCATTGCCCTAG